AGGCAAATCACCAGTACCCCATTCAAAAGAAGCAGAACCAGTCAAAGCAACCCCCATTTCTAGCTTAGATGGTGTAAATTGAGAATTAAATGCAGGAGACAGCTCTTTTGTAACAGACAACACCCTGGACACAATTGAGGGAGAAAAAGGAAAACGTTTTCCCCTAATGTAGGCTCGGTACTTGAGAGCACTTGTGTCACTAAGGATTCTTTTATCTATATTTGCATAGAACTCACGGACCAAAGTCGGACAAGGTGGTGTGAGATTTGTAACTGTATTTAGCCACCCCCGAGACTCTATTAATGCTCTATGAAGGGGAAAATCATCAATAACAACATTGTACTCAAACCATAATTTTCTCTGAGAGACCTCATCCCTATATCGCAGTAGTTTATGGTCGGAGCAAAAAGGATGGGTAGGCTGACTATGGTGAAGAGTGGTAGTGGTTGGAGGAATGGAAGAGGTAGCTGGAACCCTAGAAGTTTTCTTGGGACGCTTTGGTGGAGACTTTGGGGAAGACGAAGGTGATTTTCTTTTGGATGATGGGGTGGGTTTGGATGAGGGAGGGTTGGAGGGATTGGGGGAGGACCGTGGGGTGGATGGACTGGATGAGGCAAGAGAGGACCTAGTAAACCGTTTAGGAAGTGAAGTAGGTGGAGAGCACATACCTTTAGGTGAGGGAGGCGAACCCGTGGGTGTGGAGGATGACGGGGAGGTTGACCGGACTTGAGGCAACACCGTGGGTGAAAGGGACGATGCCGTGGGTGAAAGAGGCGACGGCCGAACAGGACCAAGACCGACGGACTGTGACAGAGAAGACGCCGGAGGAAGAAGAGGCCGATTGGCATTTTTTGTTTTGACCATTTTTTTTTGAAGTAAAACAAAAACTGAGAAGAAGTAGAAGAGTCGGACTGTAAAAAAAAATGAGGTGGGAAAATGAATAGGACTCTTGAAATATAAAGCCGAAAACACAAAAGAAAATGAAATGACTCATTTACCccttttttaaattttttttttttatattgctgAGAACTCAACAGACTTACAgtaatcccaaaaaaaaaatgtagTGACAGGACTCATGCAACTCAATTAACAGAACCCACACTCAATAAAAAATGATATCAGTGTATGACAAATGAGACTAAGATAAATCTAAGCTGAGTATCGTAACTAAAAAAATGAGGTAATGAATACACACAAAAAACCATTGATGCAAAAAGAGACATTGTTAGAAAAATTGCATGCCTGATCAATAGGAGAATACTCATTGAGAAACACCCAAAAATACTATAAACATCACAGTATTATCCCCAATCAAAATAGGATATCTGAGGTTATAGAGAATATCAAAGCACATACCTTACTCTTGATTGTGAAACAGAAGACCCTCAGCCAAAATTCTTCATGTGTGTGTGAAGATGTCCTCATGTGAGCTATGATGCACATAAAGCAGAAAGCTCACTCTCTCTtaaaaatttttattattattttttgtgttttttttcactctgagtttttttttttaaaagcaacCAGCTACGGCTTTTACTCCTATAGTATCTAGAGATGTAGCCGTCTCCTTAGGTTCAAGCATGTACCAAGTGGAAGGAGCAAACTACCCGAGGTACATATTTACTGAAAGGCAGCTCTTCCCATTGCATCTAGATAAGGTAGCCTTTTTAGCTGAGAAGAACTAGGCTGAAGATCTTTGTTTAGATGATCAAGAGAAGGTTGTACTTTGACCAAATCACTAAACCAGAAACCACAACTGCTGGGAATAAAAACTGTGAGCTATAGAAAAAAAATGTGATCAGACAAAACTAGAGAACTCTCAGATGGTACAGATACCTATACTTTGTCTCAAATGAATGTAGGTTTTTGCATCAAGAGCTTTTGTGAATAAATCAGCCAGTTGTGCATTTGTGGGCACATGAGAGATGAATAACAGCTTTAGACTCAACCATATTTCTTAGAAAATGATACCTGATATCAATATGTTTGGTTCTTGAGTGTTGGACCGGATTTTTGGACATGTTTATTGCACTTGTACTATCACAGAAAAGGACTAAAGAATCTTGGGAAAAACCATAGTCTGTTAGCATCTTGTTCAGCCAAATTAGCTGAGTACAACAGCTACCGGCAGCAATATACTCAGCTTCAGCTGTGGAAAGAGAGATAGAGTTCTGTTTTTTGCTTAGCCATGACACAAGATTATTTCCTACAAAGAAACATCCCCCTGACGTACTTTTTCTATCATCTACACTGCCAGCCCAGTCAGAATCACTATAACCAACCAAGGACATGGTGGTATCACATGAATACCACAATCCTAAATCTATTGTACCAGCTAGATATTTAAAAATTCTCTTGACAGCAGTAAGATGGGACTGTTTAGGATTGGCTTGGTATCGGGCACACAGACCAACACTAAAACTAATATCCGGACGGCTGGCAGTTAAGTAGAGGAGACTACCTATCATACTCCTGTACATAGTTGGATCTACTGACTCACCAGTTTCATCTTTGGTCAACTTAGTAGTTGTGCCTATGGGTGTATGAGCATGCTTTGAATTTCCTAGACCAAACTTCTCTAACATGGTTCTGGTATACTTGGATTGAGAAATGAAAATACCAGTCTCTAATTGTTTGATTTGAAGTCCTAGGAAGTAGCTAAGATCCCCAATTAAGCTCATTTCGAACTCACTAGTCATGAGGGCAACAAACTTAGGAATTTCACTTGCACAAGTTGAGCCAAAAataatatcgtccacatatattTGAGCCACAAATATACCTTCAGTTAAGtacctgatgaacagggtgttgtCTGCATTTCCTCTGGAAAAACCATGTGACATCAAAAACGAAGTAAGACGGTCATACCATGCCCGTGGAGCTTGCTTTAACCCGTATAAAGCTTTGTTGAGTTTGTACACATGATTGGGGAACTGTGGATCTTCAAAACCTTGAGGCTGTTTGACATAAACTTCTTCCTGGAGGACTCCATTCAAAAAGGCgctcttgacatccatttggtgaagtttAATCTTGAGATGACATGCAACAGCCAGCAAGAGACGAATTGATTCCAAACGAGCCACAGGAGCAAATGTCTCGTCAAAATCGATACCTTCGACTTGCTTATACCCCTGAGCAACCAGTCTTGCTTTGTTCCGTGTAACCGTTCCAAACTCATCTGACTTGTTCTTATAGATCCATTTTGTACCTACCACATTTGCACCATCCGGTAAAGGAATCAGAACCCAAACACCAAGTCTCTTGAAATTTTCCATTTCATCTTGCATAGCAGCTAGCCAGTATTCATTTAAGAGAGCTTCAGCCACGTTTTTTGGTTCGTGTAAAGCAACATAGCAAGCATAAGCGATTAAATTTGTAATTTTCCTTCGTGTGACCATAGTCTCATTTGGATCTCCAATGACTACTTCTAGTGAATGAGCTTTTTGAATCCAGGCAGGTGGTCCGTTCTTGTATAGCTTGGCATGAGCAGTTGAGGATTGTTGCTTACTGGTGACTGCAGAATCTGGATCAGTTGGATCTTGGAGGTCCTCAGTGGAAACAGTCTGATCAGTATTTGTGGTGGAAGTAGGATTTTGATGATGAGTCAAATGGCCAGGAATACTTCCAGGAGGACTGATGAGCACAGGTTGATCTTCTTCTTCTGGGGACGCTTCTTGCACTTCCAGATCATCAAACTTGACATTTATAGATTCTATCACCGAATGAGTCCGTTTGACAAACACACGATAAGCACGACTGTTGGTCGAATACCCAACAAAGATACCTTCCTCACTTCTGGAATCAAATTTTCCCAGGTGCTCACGATCTTTGAGCACATAACACGCACAACCAAATATATGCAAATGACTTAGGTTTGGGGTTTTacctttccaaatctcataggctGTCTGAGTAGTGCCAGTCCTGAGATGTACTCTATTACTGATATAGCACGCTGTATTCACAGCTTCAGCCCAGAACCTTTTGGTTATTTTCCTAGCCTCCATCATTACCCTTGCCATTTCCTGAAGCGTCCTATTCTTTCGTTCCACGAACCCGTTCTGTTGAGGGGTTTTTGGGGCTGAAGACTCATGCAAAATCCCCAGCTGatcacaaaaataaaaaaacaacctGTTTTCGAACTCCTTTCCATGGTCACTTCTGATTCTGTACACTTTGACAATCTTTGTTGATTTTTCATTCTGGAGTTGTAGACATAAGGCAGAAAATACGCCAAAGGTATATGATTTTTCTTTTATGAATGCCACCCATGTGAACCTAGAGTAGTCGTCGACACAGACCATGACAAACCTTTTGCCGCTTAAACTTTCATTCTGCATGGGCCCCATGAGGTCAATATGAAGCAATTCCAGTACCCGGGATGTTGCAAGAGCACTCACTGGTGGATGTGAGGCTCTAATTTGTTTCCCGAGTTGACATGGTCCACAAAGTCTGTCACGATTAATCTTTAACTCAGGAATCCCTCTTACTGCCTTTCGTTTCACAATTCTGTTGAGATCTCGATAGTTCAGATGTCTCAAGCGATAGTGCCACAGATCAGGTTTGTCCAAAAACACCCGTTGACACTTGATTTGAGTGGACAATGCATAGCAATTATCAGCTGTCCTGTTTCCTGTCAAAATGGAACACCCATCAAACGAAACTAAACAACAAGTTTTAGAGAAACTTACTGTATAGTCAG
The Humulus lupulus chromosome 6, drHumLupu1.1, whole genome shotgun sequence DNA segment above includes these coding regions:
- the LOC133784819 gene encoding uncharacterized protein LOC133784819; its protein translation is MVKTKNANRPLLPPASSLSQSVGLGPVRPSPLSPTASSLSPTVLPQVRSTSPSSSTPTGSPPSPKGMCSPPTSLPKRFTRSSLASSSPSTPRSSPNPSNPPSSKPTPSSKRKSPSSSPKSPPKRPKKTSRVPATSSIPPTTTTLHHSQPTHPFCSDHKLLRYRDEVSQRKLWFEYNVVIDDFPLHRALIESRGWLNTVTNLTPPCPTLVREFYANIDKRILSDTSALKYRAYIRGKRFPFSPSIVSRVLSVTKELSPAFNSQFTPSKLEMGVALTGSASFEWGTGDLPVPALSHFYKVLHRIALNNWLPNTHTTSITTEISKFLFAVGTGVSIDLPTLIFGKIVDAALASGTRNVLPFPCLVHQIALRSGPTLTLHDVPSAVPSFGKSCKALKSKQVLPTDSSPPDPSSPPPGASATTIKGLAPSSWQVQLVNRFVAFEKRYDEDQQRQRAFESRASHPESPLVSDNTPGVSEATPVVPNAAQVAPATTFMVPVAKSSQSQGECVPSASAPAHPVAPSQGELSSAGHGPQIQGERSFDITPAALNSDGAPKVFMRRLPKTRSGRKKYDL